One Pasteurella dagmatis DNA segment encodes these proteins:
- the zevA gene encoding zinc transporter binding subunit ZevA: MKRFLFILCVSLFSTQLFAHPHAFIEMRTKVLVEDQKLIGFSMEWILDEASSAAVLYDIRQTKGDKKALQNLIDEVMGNIVSEHYFSYLFDKQNNKIKYSAFPRNTGMKSSGSQVLYHFDFLLSKPRELKDDEFTLMTYDPTYYVSMYYDPEVKSAVDFSQISSYCRGEVIEPKVDEKIRLYANSLDQSQRDEDDSLGVIFAQKVKLICK; the protein is encoded by the coding sequence ATGAAACGATTCCTTTTTATACTTTGTGTAAGCCTTTTCTCAACACAATTATTTGCTCATCCACATGCATTTATTGAAATGCGAACCAAAGTATTAGTGGAAGACCAAAAACTCATTGGTTTTTCTATGGAATGGATTTTAGATGAAGCGAGTTCTGCCGCAGTGCTTTATGATATTCGTCAAACTAAGGGCGATAAAAAGGCATTACAAAATTTGATTGATGAGGTAATGGGTAACATTGTAAGTGAGCATTACTTCAGTTACTTATTTGATAAACAAAATAATAAGATCAAATACAGTGCTTTCCCGCGTAACACTGGAATGAAATCAAGTGGCAGCCAAGTTTTATATCATTTTGATTTTTTACTTTCGAAACCACGTGAACTAAAAGACGATGAATTTACTCTAATGACTTATGATCCCACTTATTATGTATCGATGTATTACGATCCTGAAGTGAAAAGTGCGGTCGATTTTTCACAAATTTCATCTTATTGTCGTGGAGAAGTCATAGAACCAAAAGTTGATGAAAAAATTCGACTTTACGCAAACTCTCTTGATCAAAGTCAACGAGATGAAGATGATTCTTTAGGTGTTATTTTTGCTCAGAAAGTGAAGTTAATATGCAAATAA
- the ribD gene encoding bifunctional diaminohydroxyphosphoribosylaminopyrimidine deaminase/5-amino-6-(5-phosphoribosylamino)uracil reductase RibD, whose translation MSEFSAQDAVFMQMALDLAQQGQFTTTPNPSVGCVLVKDGSIVGKGFHFKAGEPHAEVMALRDAGEQAKGATAYVTLEPCSHFGRTPPCAKGLIEAGVARVVSAMRDPNPQVAGKGLQMLAEQGIESAVGLLEEKAEWLNRGFLKRMRTGKPFVQLKMAMSLDGRTALANGESKWITSELSRQDVQVERAKASAILSASSTVIADDPLLNVRWEQLPKQVQQQYKHENLRQPIRVILDSQNQVQPTQRLFQVDSPVWFVSKSERDLSGYPQSCEQIILEDKAEYLHNLMLELGKRQINTLWIEAGATLAGALIEANLVDELIIYTAPKLLGDEARGLCKLPHLNKLADASQWKLHSIERIGDDVKSIYHPIVREPKC comes from the coding sequence ATGAGCGAGTTTAGCGCGCAAGATGCCGTATTTATGCAAATGGCGTTGGATCTTGCACAACAAGGTCAATTTACCACAACACCTAATCCATCAGTGGGTTGTGTGTTGGTAAAAGATGGCAGTATTGTTGGAAAAGGTTTTCATTTTAAAGCAGGTGAACCGCACGCAGAAGTGATGGCATTGCGTGATGCAGGCGAGCAAGCCAAAGGTGCTACGGCTTATGTGACCTTAGAGCCTTGTTCTCACTTTGGGCGTACGCCACCTTGTGCAAAAGGTTTAATTGAAGCTGGCGTGGCGAGAGTGGTGAGTGCAATGCGTGATCCTAATCCACAAGTGGCAGGCAAAGGCTTGCAAATGTTAGCAGAGCAAGGGATCGAAAGTGCGGTCGGTTTATTAGAAGAAAAAGCAGAGTGGTTGAATCGTGGCTTTTTAAAACGTATGCGTACAGGCAAGCCATTTGTTCAGCTTAAAATGGCAATGAGTTTAGACGGACGCACAGCGTTGGCAAATGGCGAAAGCAAGTGGATTACAAGCGAGTTATCACGTCAAGATGTTCAGGTAGAACGAGCAAAAGCTTCAGCAATTTTGTCCGCAAGTAGTACTGTTATTGCTGATGATCCTTTGTTAAATGTTCGTTGGGAGCAATTACCAAAACAGGTTCAACAACAATATAAACACGAAAATCTGCGCCAGCCAATTCGTGTAATTTTAGATTCCCAAAATCAAGTTCAACCGACACAACGCTTATTCCAAGTGGATTCGCCAGTTTGGTTTGTAAGTAAATCTGAACGTGATTTATCTGGCTATCCACAATCTTGTGAGCAAATTATTTTAGAAGATAAGGCAGAATATCTTCACAATTTAATGCTTGAACTTGGTAAACGTCAAATTAATACATTGTGGATTGAAGCCGGTGCGACTTTAGCAGGGGCTTTAATTGAAGCGAATTTAGTCGATGAATTAATTATTTATACTGCGCCAAAATTATTGGGCGATGAGGCAAGAGGATTATGCAAATTGCCACATTTGAACAAATTAGCGGATGCTTCACAATGGAAATTGCACTCAATCGAAAGGATCGGAGATGATGTGAAGTCTATTTATCATCCAATCGTTAGGGAGCCAAAATGTTAA
- the metF gene encoding methylenetetrahydrofolate reductase, producing the protein MSYAKEIDTLNQHIADLNGKINVSFEFFPPKNEKMENILWDSIHRLKVLKPKFVSVTYGANSGERDRTHSVVKNIKQQTGLDAAPHLTGIDATPEELVEIAKDYWNSGIRRIVALRGDEPKGYAKKPFYASDLVSLLRSVADFDISVAAYPEVHPEAKSAQADLINLKRKIDAGANHVITQFFFDIDSYLRFRDRCASIGIDAEIVPGILPVTNFKQLVKMAAITNVKIPAWLAKNYEGLDDDQTTRNLVAASVAMDMVRVLSREGVNDFHFYTLNRSELTYAICHTLGVRPA; encoded by the coding sequence ATGAGTTATGCAAAAGAGATTGATACGTTAAATCAACATATTGCAGATTTAAACGGTAAAATAAATGTGTCATTTGAATTTTTTCCTCCTAAAAATGAAAAAATGGAAAACATTTTATGGGACTCAATTCACCGCTTAAAGGTGTTAAAACCTAAGTTTGTTTCAGTCACTTATGGTGCGAATTCAGGAGAACGTGATCGTACACACTCGGTAGTGAAAAATATTAAACAACAGACAGGTTTAGATGCCGCACCACATTTAACTGGCATTGATGCAACACCAGAAGAGCTTGTAGAAATTGCAAAAGATTATTGGAATAGTGGCATTCGTCGTATTGTTGCATTGAGAGGAGATGAACCAAAAGGCTACGCTAAAAAGCCATTTTATGCTTCCGATTTAGTGTCGCTTTTACGTTCAGTGGCGGATTTCGATATTTCTGTTGCGGCTTATCCTGAGGTTCACCCTGAAGCAAAGTCAGCACAAGCGGACCTCATTAATTTAAAGCGTAAGATCGATGCTGGTGCTAATCATGTGATTACACAATTTTTCTTTGATATTGATAGCTATCTGCGTTTTCGTGATCGTTGTGCATCCATTGGAATTGATGCGGAGATAGTGCCGGGGATTTTACCTGTGACAAACTTTAAACAATTAGTGAAAATGGCGGCGATTACTAATGTGAAAATTCCTGCTTGGTTAGCCAAAAATTATGAGGGGCTAGACGATGATCAAACTACCCGTAATTTAGTGGCGGCAAGTGTAGCAATGGATATGGTGAGGGTGCTGTCACGCGAAGGAGTAAATGATTTCCACTTTTATACTTTAAACCGTAGTGAATTAACGTATGCGATTTGCCATACTTTAGGCGTGCGCCCAGCTTAA
- the ettA gene encoding energy-dependent translational throttle protein EttA: MSSQFVYTMHRVGKIVPPKRHILKDISLSFFPGAKIGVLGLNGAGKSTLLRIMAGIDKEIEGEARPQPGIKIGYLPQEPKLDPQQTVREAIEEAVSEVKNALTRLDEVYALYADPDADFDKLAAEQAELEAIIQAHDGHNLDNQLERAADALRLPEWDAKIEHLSGGERRRVALCRLLLEKPDMLLLDEPTNHLDAESVAWLERFLHDYEGTVVAITHDRYFLDNVAGWILELDRGEGIPWEGNYSSWLEQKEKRLAQEQAAESARQKSIEKELEWVRQNPKGRQAKSKARMARFEELNSGEYQKRNETNELFIPPGPRLGDKVIEVQGLTKSYGDRTLIDNLSFSIPKGAIVGIIGPNGAGKSTLFRILSGQEKPDAGTVTLGDTVVLASVDQFRDAMDDKKTVWEEVSNGQDILRIGNFEIPSRAYVGRFNFKGVDQQKRVGELSGGERGRLHLAKLLQAGGNVLLLDEPTNDLDVETLRALENAILEFPGCAMVISHDRWFLDRIATHILDYGDEGKVTFYEGNFSDYEEWKKKTFGAEATQPHRMKYKRIAK, from the coding sequence ATGTCATCACAATTTGTTTATACTATGCATCGTGTCGGTAAGATTGTTCCACCGAAACGTCATATTTTAAAAGATATTTCTTTAAGCTTCTTTCCTGGAGCAAAAATCGGGGTTCTCGGTTTAAACGGTGCAGGTAAATCGACACTACTCCGTATTATGGCAGGTATCGATAAAGAAATCGAAGGGGAAGCACGCCCACAACCAGGAATTAAAATTGGTTATCTTCCACAAGAACCAAAATTAGATCCTCAACAAACTGTACGTGAAGCAATTGAAGAAGCTGTTAGCGAAGTGAAAAATGCTTTAACTCGTTTAGATGAAGTTTATGCATTATATGCTGATCCAGATGCTGATTTCGATAAACTTGCTGCAGAACAAGCTGAATTAGAAGCGATTATTCAAGCACACGATGGACATAATCTCGATAACCAATTAGAACGTGCTGCAGATGCACTACGTTTACCTGAATGGGATGCCAAAATTGAGCATTTATCAGGTGGAGAGCGTCGTCGTGTAGCACTTTGCCGTTTATTACTTGAAAAACCAGATATGTTATTATTAGACGAGCCAACCAACCACTTAGACGCAGAATCTGTGGCATGGTTAGAGCGCTTCTTACACGACTATGAAGGTACTGTTGTGGCAATTACCCACGACCGTTACTTCTTAGATAATGTAGCTGGTTGGATCTTAGAGCTTGACCGAGGTGAAGGTATTCCTTGGGAAGGTAACTACTCTTCTTGGTTAGAGCAAAAAGAGAAACGTTTAGCACAAGAGCAAGCTGCAGAATCTGCACGTCAAAAATCCATTGAGAAAGAGTTAGAATGGGTTCGCCAAAATCCAAAAGGTCGTCAAGCGAAAAGCAAAGCACGTATGGCTCGCTTTGAAGAACTTAACAGTGGCGAATATCAAAAACGTAACGAAACTAACGAGCTCTTTATTCCACCAGGTCCACGTTTAGGTGACAAAGTGATTGAGGTTCAAGGTTTAACAAAATCTTATGGTGATCGTACATTAATTGATAATCTCTCATTTAGTATTCCTAAAGGAGCAATTGTCGGGATCATTGGTCCAAACGGTGCGGGAAAATCGACTCTATTCCGTATCCTTTCAGGCCAAGAAAAACCAGATGCGGGGACAGTAACATTAGGTGATACTGTTGTATTAGCCTCTGTGGATCAGTTCCGTGATGCAATGGACGACAAGAAAACCGTTTGGGAAGAAGTATCTAATGGCCAAGATATCTTACGTATTGGAAACTTTGAAATTCCAAGCCGCGCTTATGTTGGCCGTTTCAACTTTAAAGGTGTTGATCAACAAAAACGCGTAGGTGAATTATCTGGTGGTGAGCGTGGTCGTTTACACCTAGCTAAACTGTTACAAGCTGGCGGTAACGTACTGTTACTAGATGAACCAACCAACGACCTTGACGTTGAAACCTTGCGGGCTCTTGAAAACGCGATCTTAGAATTCCCAGGCTGTGCAATGGTTATCTCGCACGACCGTTGGTTCTTAGACCGTATCGCAACACATATTTTAGATTACGGTGATGAAGGCAAAGTGACATTCTACGAAGGTAACTTCTCTGACTATGAAGAATGGAAAAAGAAAACATTTGGAGCTGAAGCTACACAGCCACATCGTATGAAATACAAACGTATTGCAAAATAA
- the zevB gene encoding zinc transporter permease subunit ZevB encodes MQIKFPSKYLAILLLLGLGGYFLFPYLFFQIANWQRDFNQLMSGYLHQINLHQTSAGIGLIIVSFLYGVFHALGPGHGKFIIATYLTTHQTQLKTSIKLTLLSSLTQGLVAILATLVVVVILNLSSRYFKLSQLWLERGAFGLMLLLGLYWCLRYGKQWYLQSRQQKAQFKPKMTAFNVLNIAISPIKVGQSAVKISNISYSESCGCGHQHAPNQAQLSQANDWKSQALLVLSIGIRPCSGAIFILFFAYMIDLYWWGVLATLAMAIGTGLTLSLFALLVRYARETAIKVGKWYQFLGYTRQNADVLIKAIGGAILIFFATGLLYGTTLPLQGGAVLFGS; translated from the coding sequence ATGCAAATAAAATTTCCCAGTAAATATCTTGCTATATTGTTATTGCTTGGATTAGGCGGTTATTTTTTATTTCCTTATCTTTTTTTTCAAATAGCCAACTGGCAGCGTGATTTCAATCAATTGATGTCGGGCTATTTACATCAAATTAATTTACACCAAACTTCAGCAGGTATTGGCTTAATTATTGTCAGTTTTTTGTATGGCGTATTCCATGCATTAGGTCCTGGGCACGGTAAATTTATTATCGCTACCTATTTAACCACTCACCAAACACAGCTAAAAACGAGTATTAAACTCACACTACTGTCTTCGTTAACTCAAGGATTGGTGGCTATTTTAGCCACTTTAGTCGTTGTCGTGATTCTTAATTTATCTTCTCGTTACTTTAAATTAAGCCAACTTTGGTTAGAAAGGGGAGCATTTGGACTGATGTTATTGCTTGGGCTTTATTGGTGTTTGCGTTATGGCAAACAATGGTATCTGCAATCACGCCAACAAAAAGCACAATTCAAGCCTAAAATGACTGCGTTTAATGTATTAAATATTGCAATTTCACCAATAAAAGTCGGACAAAGTGCGGTCAAAATTTCAAATATTTCCTATTCTGAATCTTGCGGATGTGGTCACCAACATGCGCCAAATCAAGCGCAGCTTTCACAAGCGAATGATTGGAAATCACAGGCTCTACTTGTGTTAAGTATTGGTATACGCCCTTGTTCTGGTGCTATTTTTATTTTGTTTTTCGCTTATATGATTGATTTGTATTGGTGGGGCGTTTTAGCTACGCTAGCAATGGCGATTGGTACTGGGTTAACGCTTTCGCTGTTTGCTTTATTAGTCAGATATGCAAGAGAAACAGCTATAAAAGTAGGAAAATGGTATCAATTTTTGGGATACACACGACAAAATGCTGATGTGTTAATTAAAGCGATTGGTGGAGCAATTTTAATCTTTTTTGCTACTGGATTGTTGTATGGGACAACATTACCGTTACAAGGTGGTGCAGTGTTGTTTGGTAGTTAA
- the trhP gene encoding prephenate-dependent tRNA uridine(34) hydroxylase TrhP produces MTTFTPELLSPAGSLKNMRYAFAYGADAVYAGQPRYSLRVRNNEFNHANLKIGIDEAHALGKKFYVVVNIAPHNSKLKTFIRDLEPVIAMGPDALIMSDPGLIMLVREHFPHVAIHLSVQANAVNWASVKFWKQMGLTRVILSRELSLDEIAEIRQQVPDMEIEVFVHGALCMAYSGRCLLSGYINKRDPNQGTCTNACRWEYSVTEAKEDEIGNIVNVGEEIPVKNVAPTLGEGDTTSKVFLLAESQRPEEQMSAFEDEHGTYIMNSKDLRAVQHVEKLTALGVHSLKIEGRTKSFYYCARTAQVYRKAIDDAVVGKPFDENLMDTLESLAHRGYTEGFLRRHTHDEYQNYDYGYSISERQQFVGEFTGKRNEQGMAEVAVKNKFLLGDEVEMMTPKGNIIFKIQRMLNRKNEEVEAGLGDGHFVFLDVPKDVQLDYALLMRNLVNTNTRQPHQK; encoded by the coding sequence ATGACTACTTTTACTCCTGAGCTTCTCTCGCCTGCTGGCTCATTAAAAAATATGCGTTATGCCTTCGCTTATGGTGCTGACGCGGTTTATGCAGGTCAACCTCGTTATAGTTTACGTGTGCGTAACAATGAATTTAATCATGCTAATTTAAAAATTGGTATTGATGAAGCACACGCTTTAGGCAAAAAATTCTATGTTGTGGTGAATATTGCACCGCACAACTCAAAATTAAAAACTTTTATCCGCGATTTAGAACCAGTGATTGCAATGGGACCAGATGCATTAATTATGTCTGATCCTGGCTTGATTATGTTAGTTCGCGAACATTTCCCTCATGTTGCGATCCACCTATCAGTACAAGCCAATGCAGTAAACTGGGCATCAGTAAAATTCTGGAAACAAATGGGATTAACACGTGTAATTTTATCCCGAGAGCTTTCATTAGATGAAATCGCAGAAATTCGCCAACAAGTGCCAGATATGGAAATTGAAGTATTCGTACACGGTGCCTTGTGTATGGCGTATTCTGGCCGTTGCTTATTATCAGGCTACATTAACAAACGCGATCCAAACCAAGGCACTTGCACAAACGCCTGTCGTTGGGAATATAGCGTGACCGAAGCAAAAGAAGATGAAATTGGCAATATCGTTAATGTGGGTGAAGAAATTCCAGTGAAAAATGTGGCACCCACTCTAGGTGAAGGCGATACCACTAGCAAAGTGTTCTTACTTGCAGAAAGCCAACGCCCTGAAGAACAAATGTCAGCCTTTGAAGATGAGCACGGCACTTACATTATGAATTCAAAAGATCTACGTGCCGTTCAACACGTGGAAAAATTGACCGCACTTGGTGTACATTCATTAAAAATCGAAGGTCGTACTAAATCTTTCTACTATTGTGCTAGAACTGCGCAAGTGTATCGTAAAGCCATTGATGATGCTGTTGTAGGTAAACCATTTGATGAAAATTTAATGGATACTTTAGAATCCTTAGCGCATCGTGGTTACACAGAAGGCTTCTTGCGACGTCATACGCACGATGAGTATCAAAACTATGACTACGGTTATTCGATCTCTGAACGCCAACAATTTGTCGGCGAGTTTACAGGTAAACGTAACGAGCAAGGCATGGCTGAAGTAGCTGTAAAAAATAAATTTTTGCTTGGAGATGAAGTGGAAATGATGACACCAAAAGGTAACATCATATTCAAAATCCAACGTATGCTTAACCGCAAAAATGAAGAAGTGGAAGCTGGCTTAGGTGATGGGCATTTTGTATTCTTAGACGTGCCTAAAGATGTACAATTAGATTATGCGTTATTGATGCGTAATTTAGTCAATACCAACACACGTCAACCCCATCAAAAATAA
- the nrdR gene encoding transcriptional regulator NrdR, with the protein MHCPFCSTEETKVIDSRLVSDGYQVRRRRECGNCHERFTTFETAELIIPKIIKNDGTREPFNEEKLRRGIQHALEKRPVSADDVEQAISHIIHRLRTTGEREVPSKLVGTLAMEELKKLDKVAYIRFASVYLSFDDINQFSKEIENLRD; encoded by the coding sequence ATGCATTGCCCTTTTTGTTCTACTGAAGAAACTAAAGTGATTGACAGTCGTTTGGTGTCTGATGGTTATCAAGTACGCCGTCGTCGTGAATGTGGAAATTGTCATGAGCGTTTCACTACTTTTGAAACCGCTGAGTTAATCATTCCCAAAATTATTAAAAATGATGGCACACGTGAACCCTTTAATGAGGAAAAATTACGTCGAGGCATTCAACATGCATTAGAAAAACGTCCAGTAAGCGCCGATGATGTAGAGCAAGCAATCAGTCATATTATTCATCGTTTACGTACAACGGGGGAGCGTGAAGTCCCAAGCAAATTAGTTGGCACGTTAGCGATGGAAGAATTAAAAAAATTAGACAAAGTCGCTTATATTCGTTTTGCATCAGTGTATTTAAGCTTTGATGATATTAACCAGTTTAGTAAAGAAATTGAAAATTTAAGGGATTAA
- a CDS encoding calcium/sodium antiporter, which translates to MLLEASLAIVAGLVILVWSADRFVDGSATLARYLGMSQLLIGILIIGFGTSMPEMVVSALSAINGSPGIALGNAYGSNITNIALILGLTALIKPLSVHFSVIKKELPILIAVTALSIYFLLDFQLGQLEAIILLVIFAIYVMWTIWSSKKQRASIQAAYAEDEPEEAMSLKASLFWIIGGLTLLILSSQLLVWGATTVASHFGVSDLIIGLTIVAVGTSLPEVAASIAAARKGDVDLAVGNIIGSNLYNTLAVVGLAGAITPIQAEAEILSRDISTMTGLTLFLFVLGYVACKRGGKIGRFSGFVLLLSYVSYTLYLIQSAV; encoded by the coding sequence ATGTTATTAGAAGCTTCTCTTGCTATCGTTGCTGGCTTAGTTATTTTGGTCTGGAGTGCAGATCGTTTTGTTGATGGCTCTGCAACACTTGCACGCTATCTTGGTATGTCTCAATTACTAATTGGTATTTTAATTATTGGTTTTGGTACTTCTATGCCAGAAATGGTAGTATCTGCCTTATCTGCTATCAATGGTAGCCCAGGTATTGCATTAGGTAATGCCTACGGTTCTAACATCACTAATATCGCCCTGATTCTTGGTTTAACTGCCTTGATTAAACCATTAAGTGTACATTTCAGCGTGATCAAAAAAGAGCTTCCGATTTTAATTGCGGTTACAGCTTTATCTATTTATTTCTTATTGGACTTTCAACTCGGTCAACTCGAAGCTATCATTCTTTTAGTCATTTTTGCTATCTATGTGATGTGGACAATTTGGTCAAGTAAAAAACAAAGAGCGTCTATTCAGGCAGCTTATGCTGAAGATGAACCAGAAGAAGCTATGTCTCTCAAAGCCTCTCTTTTTTGGATTATTGGTGGCTTAACATTACTTATTTTAAGCTCTCAATTATTAGTTTGGGGAGCGACTACTGTAGCTAGTCATTTCGGTGTAAGTGATCTCATCATTGGTTTAACTATTGTCGCAGTAGGCACATCCTTACCTGAAGTTGCAGCCTCAATTGCAGCTGCGCGTAAAGGCGATGTTGATCTTGCAGTAGGAAACATTATTGGTTCAAACTTATATAACACATTGGCGGTTGTTGGTTTGGCTGGAGCGATTACGCCAATTCAAGCTGAAGCAGAAATTTTATCACGTGATATCTCAACAATGACAGGGTTAACACTCTTCTTATTTGTATTAGGCTATGTTGCCTGTAAACGTGGTGGGAAAATTGGTCGTTTTTCAGGTTTCGTTTTATTATTAAGCTACGTATCTTATACACTCTACTTAATTCAAAGTGCAGTTTAA
- the yfbR gene encoding 5'-deoxynucleotidase — translation MPKIKIQTSHFFACLDRLKLIQRWSLMRNLEKENLAEHSLQVAFVAHALALIKNQFYQGQVNADKIAVIAMYHDTSEIFTGDLPTPIKYFNAEITQAYKEIESAAELHLISLLPPELQSTFSPYLNSEKFSPEEKHIVKQADLICAYIKAQFELENGNQEFKAAKGRLETLMNQWYSEEMDYFIQVFIPSFGKPIDEIALS, via the coding sequence ATGCCAAAAATAAAAATTCAAACCAGTCATTTTTTTGCTTGTTTAGATCGTTTGAAATTAATTCAACGCTGGTCTTTAATGCGCAATCTTGAGAAAGAAAATTTAGCGGAGCATAGCTTGCAAGTGGCTTTTGTGGCTCACGCATTAGCCTTAATTAAAAATCAGTTTTATCAGGGGCAAGTGAATGCTGATAAAATTGCAGTGATAGCGATGTATCACGATACATCAGAGATTTTCACAGGTGATTTGCCTACACCAATCAAATATTTTAATGCGGAAATTACCCAAGCATATAAAGAGATTGAAAGTGCGGCGGAATTACATTTAATTTCGTTATTACCGCCAGAGTTACAATCCACTTTTTCACCTTATCTCAATTCAGAAAAATTTTCGCCTGAAGAGAAACATATCGTTAAGCAAGCAGATTTAATTTGTGCTTATATCAAAGCACAATTTGAGCTTGAAAATGGCAACCAAGAATTTAAGGCTGCGAAAGGGCGTTTAGAAACATTGATGAATCAATGGTATAGTGAGGAAATGGACTATTTTATTCAGGTCTTTATTCCAAGCTTTGGCAAGCCAATTGATGAAATTGCGTTGTCTTAA
- the degS gene encoding outer membrane-stress sensor serine endopeptidase DegS, which produces MLKKLIRSVFIGLACAAFILFALPKVNQLNLFQSEPMSFKEAVRIASPAVVNVYNRSFSSNSGDQLEVGNLGSGVIMSKDGYILTNKHVIQNADQIVVALQNGQIFDASLIGSDSLTDLAVLKIRADNLSTIPQNLKRQSYVGDVVLAIGNPYNLGQSVSQGIISAVGRNAVGDFVGRQNFIQTDASVNRGNSGGALINSLGELIGINTLSIGKTSSEIAEGLSFAIPIELANDVMKKIIRDGRVIRGYFGVQSDILFNNGQGVSVEKGILITNVSPDSPAGKAGVQAGDIILKVGDVDAISPAQMMQVISNTRPNTQLNVLILRLGKQIELPVIIEEYPSN; this is translated from the coding sequence ATGTTAAAAAAACTTATCCGCTCAGTGTTTATTGGTTTAGCCTGTGCAGCATTTATCTTATTTGCGTTACCTAAAGTCAATCAATTAAATCTTTTTCAATCAGAACCAATGTCATTCAAAGAGGCGGTGCGTATAGCGTCGCCAGCGGTTGTGAATGTCTATAACCGCTCTTTTTCATCAAATAGTGGCGATCAGCTTGAAGTAGGCAATTTGGGATCTGGCGTGATTATGTCAAAAGATGGCTATATTTTAACGAATAAACACGTCATTCAAAATGCTGATCAAATTGTGGTCGCTTTGCAAAATGGGCAAATTTTTGATGCTAGCTTAATTGGTTCAGATAGTTTGACAGATCTTGCAGTATTAAAAATTCGAGCAGATAACCTTTCTACCATTCCCCAAAATTTAAAGCGACAATCTTACGTTGGTGATGTTGTGCTTGCGATTGGTAACCCATATAACTTAGGGCAAAGTGTTTCACAAGGGATTATTAGTGCAGTTGGACGTAATGCAGTAGGGGATTTTGTTGGGCGTCAAAACTTTATTCAAACTGATGCATCAGTCAATCGAGGTAATTCTGGTGGGGCACTGATTAACTCACTAGGTGAGCTCATCGGCATTAATACCTTAAGTATTGGTAAAACGTCCAGTGAAATTGCGGAAGGTCTGAGCTTTGCGATTCCAATTGAGCTTGCCAATGATGTGATGAAGAAAATTATCCGTGATGGGCGTGTGATCCGTGGTTATTTTGGCGTACAAAGCGATATTTTATTTAATAATGGGCAAGGGGTTAGCGTTGAAAAAGGCATTTTAATTACTAATGTGAGTCCAGATAGTCCCGCGGGTAAGGCCGGCGTGCAAGCGGGTGACATTATTTTAAAAGTGGGTGATGTAGATGCTATTTCACCTGCACAAATGATGCAAGTTATTAGTAATACACGCCCTAATACCCAGTTAAATGTACTTATTTTACGCCTTGGTAAGCAAATTGAATTACCTGTTATTATTGAAGAATATCCAAGTAACTAG